The following proteins are co-located in the Streptomyces sp. DT2A-34 genome:
- a CDS encoding ABC-F family ATP-binding cassette domain-containing protein: MISASGIELRAGARVLIESATFRVAKGDRIGLVGRNGAGKTTLTKCLAGEGIPAGGTITRSGEVGYLPQDPRTGDLDVLARDRVLSARGLDVLIRKMRENEQRIANGQGATREKALKQYERQETEFLTKGGYAAEAEAATIAAALNLPDRVLGQPLHTLSGGQRRRIELARILFSDADTLLLDEPTNHLDADSIVWLRDYLKTYRGGFIVISHDVDLVETVVNKVFYLDANRAQIDVYNMGWKLYQQQREADEKRRKRERQNAEKKAAALHSQADKMRAKATKTVAAQNMAKRADRLLAGLDAVRQQDKVAKLRFPEPAPCGKTPLMAEGLSKSYGSLEIFTDVDLAIDKGSRVVILGLNGAGKTTLLRLLAGAEQPDTGAVVPGHGLKLGYYAQEHETLDPERTVLENMRSAAPDLDLVEVRKTLGSFLFSGDDVDKPAAVLSGGEKTRLALATLVVSSANVLLLDEPTNNLDPASREEILGALRTYKGAVVLVTHDEGAVEALQPERIILLPDGVEDLWGADYADLVALA; the protein is encoded by the coding sequence TCGGCCTCGTCGGCCGCAACGGCGCCGGCAAGACGACCCTCACCAAGTGCCTCGCCGGCGAAGGCATCCCCGCCGGCGGCACCATCACCCGCTCCGGCGAGGTCGGCTACCTCCCGCAGGACCCCCGCACCGGCGACCTCGACGTACTCGCCCGCGACCGCGTCCTGTCCGCGCGCGGCCTGGACGTACTGATCCGCAAGATGCGCGAGAACGAACAGCGCATCGCCAACGGCCAGGGCGCGACCCGCGAGAAGGCGCTGAAGCAGTACGAGCGCCAGGAGACGGAGTTCCTCACCAAGGGCGGGTACGCCGCCGAGGCCGAGGCCGCCACCATCGCCGCCGCGCTCAACCTGCCCGACCGGGTGCTCGGCCAGCCGCTGCACACCCTCTCCGGCGGTCAGCGCCGCCGTATCGAGCTCGCCCGCATCCTGTTCTCGGACGCCGACACCCTGCTGCTCGACGAGCCGACCAACCACCTCGACGCGGACTCGATCGTCTGGCTGCGCGACTACCTGAAGACCTACCGCGGCGGCTTCATCGTCATCTCCCACGACGTCGACCTGGTCGAGACGGTCGTCAACAAGGTGTTCTACCTGGACGCCAACCGCGCCCAGATCGACGTCTACAACATGGGCTGGAAGCTCTACCAGCAGCAGCGCGAGGCCGACGAGAAGCGCCGCAAGCGCGAGCGGCAGAACGCCGAGAAGAAGGCCGCCGCACTCCACTCGCAGGCCGACAAGATGCGCGCGAAGGCCACCAAGACCGTCGCCGCACAGAACATGGCCAAGCGCGCCGACAGGCTCCTCGCGGGCCTCGACGCGGTGCGCCAGCAGGACAAGGTCGCCAAGCTGCGCTTCCCCGAGCCCGCGCCCTGCGGGAAGACCCCGCTGATGGCGGAGGGCCTGTCGAAGTCGTACGGCTCGCTGGAGATCTTCACCGACGTCGACCTGGCCATCGACAAGGGCTCGCGCGTGGTCATCCTGGGCCTCAACGGCGCGGGCAAGACGACCCTGCTGCGCCTGCTGGCCGGGGCCGAGCAGCCGGACACGGGCGCGGTCGTGCCCGGCCACGGCCTCAAGCTCGGCTACTACGCCCAGGAGCACGAGACCCTCGACCCCGAGCGCACCGTCCTGGAGAACATGCGCTCGGCGGCCCCCGACCTCGATCTCGTCGAGGTGCGCAAGACGCTCGGCTCGTTCCTCTTCTCCGGCGACGACGTCGACAAGCCCGCCGCCGTCCTCTCCGGCGGCGAGAAGACCCGCCTCGCCCTCGCGACCCTGGTCGTCTCCTCGGCCAACGTCCTGCTCCTCGACGAGCCCACCAACAACCTCGACCCGGCCAGCCGTGAGGAGATCCTCGGCGCGCTGCGCACCTACAAGGGCGCGGTCGTGCTCGTCACCCACGACGAGGGCGCCGTCGAGGCGCTCCAGCCGGAGCGGATCATTCTGCTGCCGGACGGTGTCGAGGACCTGTGGGGCGCCGACTACGCGGATCTCGTCGCCCTGGCTTGA
- a CDS encoding helix-turn-helix domain-containing protein, whose amino-acid sequence MAETLKKGSRVTGAARDKLAADLKKKYDSGASIRALAEETGRSYGFVHRMLSESGVTLRGRGGATRGKKAAG is encoded by the coding sequence GTGGCCGAGACTCTGAAGAAGGGCAGCCGGGTAACCGGCGCCGCGCGCGACAAGCTCGCGGCAGACCTGAAGAAGAAGTACGACTCCGGTGCGAGCATTCGGGCACTGGCCGAGGAAACCGGCCGCTCGTATGGCTTCGTGCACCGGATGCTCAGCGAGTCGGGCGTCACGCTCCGTGGGCGTGGCGGTGCGACACGAGGCAAGAAGGCCGCCGGCTGA
- a CDS encoding enoyl-CoA hydratase/isomerase family protein — MASADQELAPLLDKNGVRLTFDGAIATVTLNNPAKRNAQSPAMWRTLAEAGQLLPGSVRVVVLRGEGKSFSAGLDRQMFTPEGIEGEPSFIELARSSDAELDAAIAEFQEGFTWWRRNDIVSIAAVQGHSIGAGFQLALACDVRVVADDVQFAMRETSLGLVPDLTGTHPLVGLVGYGRALEICVTGRFVLAEEAVSSGLANLAVPAEQLDDAVRDLAGAIVAAPRDAVIETKALIRGAVDRTYDEQRGAERAAQARRLRDLAGLGE; from the coding sequence ATGGCTTCGGCCGACCAGGAACTCGCTCCCCTGCTCGACAAGAACGGCGTACGGCTCACCTTCGACGGCGCGATCGCCACGGTGACGCTGAACAACCCGGCCAAGCGCAACGCGCAGAGCCCCGCCATGTGGCGGACGCTCGCCGAGGCCGGGCAGTTGCTGCCGGGCAGCGTGCGTGTCGTCGTGCTGCGTGGTGAGGGCAAGTCCTTCTCCGCGGGGCTCGACCGGCAGATGTTCACGCCCGAGGGGATCGAGGGCGAGCCGTCCTTCATCGAGCTCGCGCGTAGCAGCGACGCCGAACTGGACGCCGCCATCGCCGAGTTCCAGGAAGGCTTCACCTGGTGGCGGCGCAACGACATCGTGTCCATCGCCGCCGTACAGGGCCACTCCATCGGGGCGGGCTTCCAGCTCGCGCTCGCCTGTGACGTGCGCGTCGTCGCCGACGACGTGCAGTTCGCCATGCGTGAGACCAGCCTCGGGCTGGTGCCGGACCTGACGGGCACGCATCCGCTGGTCGGGCTGGTCGGCTACGGCCGTGCGCTGGAGATCTGTGTCACCGGCCGTTTCGTGCTCGCCGAGGAGGCCGTGAGCAGCGGCCTGGCCAACCTCGCGGTGCCCGCCGAGCAACTCGACGACGCCGTACGGGATCTGGCGGGGGCCATCGTGGCCGCGCCGCGGGATGCCGTGATCGAGACCAAGGCGCTGATTCGTGGTGCCGTGGACCGGACGTACGACGAGCAGCGCGGCGCCGAGCGTGCCGCGCAGGCGCGGCGGCTGCGGGACCTGGCCGGCCTCGGCGAATGA
- a CDS encoding nucleopolyhedrovirus P10 family protein — MTTTDRWTQAVKRQLRLGRLLPLGGPHDGAWISEEAAESVLRRAAEDMRGVRLDALRIALIDPDDAEEAAVPPPPSALPPGPLRVTADFAATAAEALPTTADRLRDLLATAATESLGLTVTEVDLRVTALLDEDAEPAPVRQPEPTRAAEPGSPDEERVAAAALAVPGVTELTGALGGLGRAMHIEERQDEAALPRRHVRVEIAVSADRRPVEVAREVREWVGEALADRPTVAVLITAVG; from the coding sequence ATGACGACGACAGACCGGTGGACGCAGGCAGTGAAACGACAGCTCCGCCTCGGCAGGCTCCTGCCCCTGGGCGGCCCGCACGACGGCGCGTGGATCTCCGAGGAGGCGGCCGAGTCGGTACTGCGGCGCGCGGCCGAGGACATGCGCGGGGTACGGCTGGACGCGCTCCGGATCGCGCTCATCGACCCGGACGACGCCGAAGAGGCGGCCGTACCCCCGCCGCCGAGCGCATTGCCGCCCGGGCCCCTACGGGTGACGGCGGACTTCGCGGCGACGGCGGCCGAGGCGCTGCCCACGACGGCGGATCGGCTGCGTGACCTGCTGGCCACCGCGGCCACGGAAAGCCTTGGCCTGACAGTGACCGAGGTGGACCTACGCGTGACGGCCCTGCTCGACGAGGACGCGGAACCCGCTCCCGTACGGCAGCCCGAGCCGACGCGGGCCGCCGAGCCCGGGAGCCCCGACGAGGAGCGCGTCGCCGCCGCGGCCCTGGCGGTACCAGGCGTGACCGAGCTGACGGGCGCTCTGGGCGGGTTGGGCCGTGCCATGCACATCGAGGAACGGCAGGACGAGGCCGCCCTGCCGCGCCGTCACGTGCGCGTGGAGATCGCGGTGAGCGCGGACCGCCGGCCTGTGGAAGTGGCCCGGGAGGTCCGCGAGTGGGTAGGCGAGGCGCTGGCCGATCGCCCGACGGTGGCGGTGCTGATCACGGCCGTCGGCTGA
- a CDS encoding Asp23/Gls24 family envelope stress response protein, which translates to MTETTEQTRGTEGEALSTRKTQAPRRGGGDPGARGRTTIADGVVEKIAGMAARDVDGVHAMGSGLSRTLGAVRERVPGGGPKSVTRGVKAEVGEVQAALDLEIVVEYGVSIADVARDVRENVITAVERMAGLEVVEVNIAVSDVKLPEEEEEEPERRIQ; encoded by the coding sequence ATGACTGAGACGACGGAGCAGACCCGGGGGACGGAGGGCGAGGCCCTCAGCACACGAAAGACCCAGGCGCCCAGGCGCGGCGGGGGAGACCCCGGTGCCCGGGGGCGGACGACCATCGCGGACGGCGTCGTGGAGAAGATCGCCGGGATGGCCGCACGTGATGTCGACGGCGTGCACGCGATGGGCAGCGGACTGTCGCGGACCCTCGGGGCCGTGCGCGAGCGGGTGCCCGGCGGTGGACCGAAGTCGGTGACGCGGGGCGTGAAGGCCGAGGTCGGCGAGGTGCAGGCCGCGCTCGACCTGGAGATCGTCGTCGAGTACGGCGTGTCGATCGCCGACGTGGCCCGGGATGTCCGCGAGAACGTGATCACCGCGGTCGAGCGGATGGCCGGCCTCGAAGTGGTCGAGGTCAACATCGCGGTGAGTGATGTGAAGCTTCCGGAGGAAGAGGAAGAGGAACCGGAGCGCAGGATCCAGTGA
- a CDS encoding Asp23/Gls24 family envelope stress response protein — translation MRPVSAGAGELGRPLPVVPPGERGATRIADRVVAKIASQAAREAVGKLAEDADRPYADVVVAHDTARVRVHLELDYPTDIGARCAAVRRHVAERVGALVGMEVPEVAVHVERLHPAPGQGAAHGRTR, via the coding sequence GTGAGGCCGGTGAGCGCGGGGGCCGGAGAGCTCGGCAGACCCCTTCCCGTCGTTCCGCCGGGTGAGCGCGGGGCGACCCGGATCGCCGACCGGGTCGTCGCGAAGATCGCCTCGCAGGCCGCGCGCGAGGCGGTGGGGAAGTTGGCCGAGGACGCCGACCGGCCCTACGCCGACGTCGTCGTCGCCCACGACACCGCCCGCGTCCGTGTCCACCTCGAACTCGACTACCCCACCGACATCGGCGCCCGATGCGCCGCCGTGCGTCGGCATGTCGCGGAGCGGGTAGGCGCGTTGGTGGGCATGGAGGTGCCGGAGGTCGCCGTGCACGTGGAGCGGCTGCACCCGGCGCCCGGACAGGGCGCGGCACACGGGAGGACGCGATGA
- a CDS encoding DUF6286 domain-containing protein, translating into MSESQGSEGTTQRLPVMEKTTGPDHPLDQSASAADYEPPPPVDGKGGGAGRFWSARRIPAAITALLLFLGAGVFLYDIAAVRADRSAMRWRRELAHQLAERPLDDIWVLVGAGVAAVLGLWLLVLATTPGLRSVLPMRRTHPDVRAGLHRDLAALVLRDRAMEVPGVQSVRVRMGRAKADVRAVSHFRDLDDVRADLDAVLADAIRGLGLARPPSLSVRVRRLGRKG; encoded by the coding sequence ATGAGCGAGTCCCAGGGCTCCGAGGGCACCACACAACGACTGCCGGTCATGGAGAAGACGACCGGACCCGACCACCCCCTCGACCAGTCGGCGTCGGCGGCGGACTACGAGCCGCCGCCCCCGGTCGACGGCAAGGGCGGCGGCGCGGGCCGCTTCTGGTCGGCACGCCGGATCCCGGCCGCGATCACGGCGCTCCTGCTCTTCCTCGGCGCCGGCGTCTTCCTGTACGATATCGCCGCCGTGCGCGCCGACCGGTCCGCCATGCGCTGGCGCCGCGAACTGGCCCACCAGCTCGCCGAACGCCCCCTCGACGACATCTGGGTGCTGGTCGGCGCGGGCGTCGCCGCGGTCCTCGGCCTGTGGCTGCTGGTCCTGGCCACCACGCCTGGCCTGCGCTCGGTCCTGCCGATGCGGCGCACCCACCCCGACGTCCGCGCCGGCCTCCACCGCGACCTGGCCGCCCTCGTCCTGCGCGACCGGGCCATGGAGGTCCCCGGGGTCCAGTCCGTACGGGTGCGGATGGGCCGCGCCAAGGCCGATGTCCGCGCGGTCTCGCACTTCCGCGACCTGGACGACGTACGCGCCGACCTGGACGCCGTACTCGCCGACGCGATCAGGGGCCTGGGGCTGGCCCGGCCGCCCTCGCTGTCGGTGCGGGTACGGCGGCTCGGACGGAAGGGGTGA
- the amaP gene encoding alkaline shock response membrane anchor protein AmaP has product MLRVVNRVLIGLVGLVLLVIGGSVLAVGLGLEPPSWWIHDSRHDVLLSDAERTRWRDDGWWWPTVIAVLAVLVLLALWWLTSVLRRRRLAEVLVDTGDGEGALLRGRALEGVLAGEAGGLEGVQRAPVHLRGRRSAPEAQVRLLLEPHVDPGTALNDLTTQALTHARNSAGLASLPTEVRLKGVKHRAERVS; this is encoded by the coding sequence GTGCTCAGGGTGGTCAACCGGGTGCTGATCGGGCTCGTCGGGCTGGTGCTGCTCGTGATCGGCGGCTCCGTACTGGCCGTGGGACTGGGGCTGGAGCCCCCCTCCTGGTGGATCCACGACAGCCGGCACGACGTCCTGCTCAGCGACGCCGAGCGGACGCGCTGGCGGGACGACGGCTGGTGGTGGCCGACCGTCATCGCCGTACTCGCCGTCCTGGTCCTGCTCGCCCTGTGGTGGCTGACCTCGGTCCTGCGCCGGCGCCGACTCGCCGAGGTCCTGGTCGACACCGGCGACGGCGAGGGCGCCCTGCTGCGGGGCCGGGCCCTGGAGGGCGTGCTGGCGGGCGAGGCGGGGGGCCTGGAGGGCGTCCAGCGCGCCCCCGTCCACCTACGGGGCAGGCGCAGCGCCCCCGAGGCCCAGGTGCGCCTCCTGCTGGAACCGCACGTGGACCCGGGCACGGCCTTGAACGACCTCACCACCCAGGCCCTGACCCACGCCCGCAATTCAGCGGGCCTGGCGTCACTGCCGACAGAGGTTCGCTTGAAGGGCGTCAAGCACCGTGCGGAAAGGGTCAGTTAG
- a CDS encoding SDR family oxidoreductase: MDLGLKDRVYVVTGATRGLGNAAARELVADGAKVVLTGRDKERAAAAAAELGPNALGLAVDNSDPDAAARLIAAARDAFGGFDGILVSVGGPPAGFVADNTDEQWQAAFESVFLGAVRLARAAATELEDGGVIGFVLSGSVHEPIPGLTISNGLRPGLAGFAKSLADELGPRGIRVVGLLPSRIDTDRVRELDGMSADPEATRAANEARIPLRRYGMPEEFGRAAAFLLSPAASYLTGIMLPVDGGMRHGF, translated from the coding sequence ATGGATCTTGGACTGAAGGACCGGGTGTACGTCGTCACGGGGGCCACCCGTGGACTGGGCAACGCGGCGGCACGTGAGCTCGTGGCCGACGGGGCGAAGGTCGTGCTGACCGGCAGGGACAAGGAGCGGGCCGCCGCCGCCGCGGCCGAGCTGGGGCCGAACGCCCTCGGGCTGGCCGTCGACAACTCCGACCCGGACGCGGCGGCACGGTTGATCGCTGCCGCGCGGGATGCGTTCGGGGGCTTCGACGGCATCCTCGTGAGTGTCGGTGGGCCACCGGCCGGGTTCGTCGCCGACAACACGGACGAGCAGTGGCAGGCCGCGTTCGAGTCGGTGTTCCTCGGTGCGGTTCGGCTCGCGCGGGCGGCAGCGACGGAACTGGAGGACGGCGGGGTCATCGGGTTCGTGCTGTCGGGGTCGGTGCATGAACCGATTCCGGGGCTGACCATTTCGAATGGGCTACGGCCGGGGCTCGCCGGGTTCGCCAAGTCCCTCGCGGATGAGTTGGGGCCGCGGGGAATTCGGGTCGTGGGACTGCTTCCGTCCCGTATCGACACGGATCGTGTGCGGGAGCTGGACGGCATGTCCGCTGACCCGGAGGCCACTCGGGCGGCGAATGAGGCCCGCATTCCGCTGCGGCGGTATGGGATGCCGGAGGAGTTCGGGCGTGCGGCGGCGTTTTTGTTGTCTCCGGCCGCGTCTTATCTGACGGGGATCATGTTGCCTGTGGATGGCGGGATGCGGCACGGGTTCTAA
- a CDS encoding glycoside hydrolase family 15 protein has product MHPRIEDYALIGDEQTAALVGRDGSVDWLCLPRFDSGACFARLLGNSDNGHWRIAPKHVKGPCTRRAYRRDTLVLDTEWETDEGAIRVTDLMPQRDRAPDLVRIVEGLDGRVTVRSTLRLRFDYGSIAPWVRKTDGHRVAVAGPDSVWLRSEPHVHTWGKDFGTHSEFTVEKGEKVAFVLTWHPSHEPRPPLVDPYKALRASVRDWRKWAGQCRYDGPYRDAVVRSLITLKALTYRPTGGIVAAPTTSLPEETGGVRNWDYRYCWLRDSTLLLNVGLSAGYREEAEAWRDWLLRAVAGDPADLQIMYGLAGERRLPEFEVPWLPGFAGSSPVRIGNEAVKQLQLDVYGEVMDTLALARDAGLPIKPHMWAIQSSLMEWLRAEWRQPDEGLWEVRGGRRNFVHSKVMVWVAADRAVRTLEKNPKLNGDLDGWRELRDEVHREVCEKGYDAERNTFTQSYGSRELDAALLLIPRVGFLPPDDPRVTGTIDAIRAELSHDGFLRRYSTDETTVDGLPGGEGTFLACSFWLAEALHMTGRTREAHELFDRLVGLANDVGLLSEEYDPVAERQLGNFPQAFSHIGLVNTALALFGGDGAG; this is encoded by the coding sequence GTGCACCCGCGCATCGAGGACTACGCCCTCATCGGCGACGAGCAGACGGCCGCTCTCGTCGGCAGGGACGGCTCCGTCGACTGGCTGTGTCTGCCCCGCTTCGACTCGGGAGCCTGCTTCGCCAGACTCCTCGGCAACAGCGACAACGGCCACTGGCGCATCGCCCCCAAGCATGTCAAGGGCCCCTGCACCCGCCGCGCCTACCGCCGCGACACGCTGGTGCTCGACACCGAGTGGGAGACCGACGAGGGCGCGATACGCGTCACCGACCTGATGCCCCAACGCGACCGCGCCCCCGACCTCGTGCGCATCGTGGAGGGCCTCGACGGCCGCGTCACCGTGCGCAGCACCCTGCGGCTCCGCTTCGACTACGGCTCGATCGCGCCCTGGGTGCGCAAGACCGACGGGCACCGGGTGGCCGTCGCCGGCCCCGACTCGGTCTGGCTGCGCAGCGAACCCCATGTACACACCTGGGGCAAGGACTTCGGTACGCACTCGGAGTTCACGGTCGAGAAGGGGGAGAAGGTCGCGTTCGTCCTCACCTGGCACCCCTCGCACGAGCCGCGCCCGCCGCTCGTCGACCCGTACAAGGCGTTGCGCGCCAGCGTCCGGGACTGGCGGAAGTGGGCAGGGCAGTGCCGCTACGACGGCCCGTACCGCGACGCCGTCGTCCGCTCCCTGATCACCCTCAAGGCCCTCACCTACCGGCCCACCGGCGGCATCGTCGCCGCCCCCACCACCTCGCTCCCCGAGGAGACGGGGGGCGTGCGCAACTGGGACTACCGCTACTGCTGGCTGCGCGACTCCACCCTCCTGCTGAACGTGGGCCTGTCGGCGGGCTATCGGGAGGAGGCCGAGGCCTGGCGCGACTGGCTGCTGCGCGCGGTCGCCGGCGACCCGGCCGACCTGCAGATCATGTACGGCCTGGCGGGCGAGCGCCGGCTGCCCGAGTTCGAGGTGCCGTGGCTGCCCGGCTTCGCCGGCTCCAGCCCCGTACGCATCGGCAACGAGGCCGTGAAACAGCTGCAGTTGGACGTGTACGGCGAGGTCATGGACACGCTGGCACTGGCCCGGGACGCGGGCCTGCCCATCAAGCCGCACATGTGGGCGATCCAGTCCTCCCTCATGGAGTGGCTGCGCGCGGAGTGGCGGCAGCCGGACGAGGGGCTGTGGGAGGTGCGCGGCGGCCGCCGCAACTTCGTGCACTCGAAAGTGATGGTGTGGGTGGCCGCGGACCGGGCCGTGCGCACCCTGGAGAAGAACCCGAAGCTGAACGGCGACCTCGACGGCTGGCGCGAGCTGCGCGACGAGGTGCACCGCGAGGTGTGCGAGAAGGGCTACGACGCCGAGCGGAACACCTTCACGCAGTCCTACGGCTCCCGCGAACTCGACGCCGCGCTGCTGCTCATCCCGCGCGTCGGCTTCCTGCCGCCGGACGACCCGCGCGTCACCGGCACCATCGACGCGATCCGCGCCGAGCTCAGCCACGACGGCTTCCTGCGCCGCTACAGCACCGACGAGACGACGGTCGACGGGCTGCCGGGCGGCGAGGGCACGTTCCTGGCCTGCTCGTTCTGGCTCGCGGAGGCGCTGCACATGACGGGTCGTACGCGGGAGGCACACGAGCTGTTCGACCGGCTGGTGGGGCTCGCCAACGACGTGGGCCTGCTGTCCGAGGAGTACGACCCGGTGGCCGAACGCCAGCTCGGCAACTTCCCGCAGGCCTTCAGTCACATCGGCCTGGTGAACACCGCCCTCGCCCTGTTCGGGGGCGACGGGGCAGGATAG
- a CDS encoding SURF1 family protein → MYRFLLSRQWVILTLVALVLIPTMIRLGIWQMHRYEERSARNQLVADALGAKPVPVEKLTSPGHAVTTKERYRTVTAVGRFDTEREVVVRRRVNADEEVGFHVLTPFVLADGKVLLVNRGWIPADGPSQTAFPKIPAPPSGRITVTGRLMPDETTEASGIKDLKGLPDRQVMLISSEEEAGRLHARVLGGYVVQTAPEPKGDTPELIGKPGEENAPLNYAYALQWWLFAAGVPVGWVILARREARDRAAGQEKAVEAEPVGV, encoded by the coding sequence GTGTACCGCTTCCTGTTGTCCCGGCAGTGGGTGATCCTCACGCTGGTCGCCCTCGTCCTCATCCCCACGATGATCAGGCTGGGCATCTGGCAGATGCACCGTTACGAGGAGCGCTCCGCCCGCAACCAGCTGGTCGCCGACGCGCTGGGCGCGAAGCCGGTACCCGTGGAGAAGCTGACCTCCCCGGGGCACGCCGTCACCACCAAGGAGCGGTACCGCACGGTGACCGCCGTGGGCCGCTTCGACACCGAGCGGGAAGTCGTCGTCAGGCGGCGCGTCAACGCCGACGAAGAGGTCGGTTTCCACGTCCTCACCCCCTTTGTCCTGGCGGACGGCAAGGTGCTGCTGGTCAACCGTGGCTGGATCCCCGCGGACGGTCCCAGCCAGACGGCCTTCCCCAAGATCCCGGCGCCGCCGAGCGGGCGTATCACCGTCACCGGGCGGCTGATGCCCGACGAGACGACCGAGGCGAGCGGTATCAAGGACCTCAAGGGGCTGCCCGACCGGCAGGTCATGCTGATCAGCAGCGAGGAGGAGGCGGGGCGCCTCCATGCGCGGGTGCTCGGCGGGTACGTGGTGCAGACGGCGCCCGAGCCGAAGGGGGATACGCCGGAGCTGATCGGGAAGCCCGGTGAGGAGAACGCCCCGCTGAACTATGCGTATGCCCTTCAGTGGTGGCTGTTCGCTGCCGGGGTGCCCGTCGGGTGGGTGATCCTGGCCCGCCGGGAGGCTCGTGACCGGGCGGCGGGGCAGGAGAAGGCGGTGGAGGCGGAGCCGGTGGGTGTGTAG
- a CDS encoding DEDDh family exonuclease, translated as MLEDRTAAAPSATVWPAAYPQGYAVVDVETTGLARDDRIISAAVYRLDARGEVEDHWYTLVNPERDPGPVWIHGLTSDVLEAAPLFQDVAEEFSARLDGRVLVAHNAVFDWQMIAREYARAEREAPVRQRLCTIALSKELDLPLPNHKLESLAAHFGVVQQRAHHALDDARVLAEAFRPSLRAAAAGSVRLPLQECRPLTEWRDTPAPRIGQQAGGYSGYGGSSGYRTTSWRPSRKRPACPYPNPGRYEEGKRLKQGMRVAFSGDTSIERDLLEDRAIEAGLHVSTSLSRLTSLLVTNDPDAGTSKVVKARQYGTPVIDEAAFGQLLRDVEPASEP; from the coding sequence ATGCTCGAAGACCGTACTGCCGCAGCGCCCTCCGCCACAGTGTGGCCGGCCGCGTATCCCCAGGGATACGCGGTCGTTGACGTGGAGACCACGGGCCTGGCCCGGGACGACCGGATAATCTCCGCGGCCGTCTACCGGCTGGACGCGCGCGGCGAGGTCGAGGACCACTGGTACACACTGGTCAATCCCGAGCGGGACCCGGGCCCGGTCTGGATCCACGGTCTGACGAGCGACGTGCTCGAAGCGGCACCCCTCTTCCAGGACGTCGCCGAGGAGTTCTCGGCCCGGCTCGACGGCCGGGTGCTGGTCGCGCACAACGCCGTCTTCGACTGGCAGATGATCGCGCGGGAGTACGCGCGCGCGGAGCGCGAGGCCCCCGTACGCCAGCGGCTGTGCACCATCGCGCTCTCCAAGGAGCTGGACCTGCCGCTGCCGAACCACAAGCTGGAGTCGCTCGCCGCGCACTTCGGCGTCGTACAGCAGCGCGCGCACCACGCGCTGGACGACGCGCGCGTGCTGGCGGAGGCGTTCCGGCCGAGCCTGCGGGCCGCGGCGGCGGGCAGTGTGCGGCTGCCGCTGCAGGAGTGCCGGCCCCTGACCGAGTGGCGGGACACCCCCGCACCCCGGATCGGACAGCAGGCGGGCGGCTACAGCGGTTACGGCGGCTCCAGCGGCTATCGGACGACCAGTTGGCGTCCGTCCCGCAAGAGGCCCGCCTGCCCCTACCCCAACCCAGGACGCTACGAAGAGGGCAAACGGCTCAAACAAGGCATGCGGGTCGCCTTCTCCGGCGACACCTCGATCGAGCGCGACCTGCTGGAGGACCGCGCCATCGAGGCCGGGCTGCATGTGTCGACGAGCCTGTCCCGACTGACCAGCCTGCTCGTCACCAACGACCCGGACGCGGGGACGTCGAAAGTGGTCAAGGCCCGCCAGTACGGGACGCCGGTGATCGACGAGGCGGCGTTCGGGCAACTCCTGCGGGACGTGGAACCGGCGTCGGAGCCGTGA